The following proteins come from a genomic window of Microbacterium sulfonylureivorans:
- a CDS encoding MFS transporter, with translation MHTTLAAPRRTSLVRETGFAYFPIALIARLPFAMMVVGILTLVVSARGSLALGGLTSAMTGLGTALIGPLLGAAADRFGQRRVLLISGTVNSVLLLAIAWLAFASVPDAALLAVAFLIGASMPQVAPLSRSRLVGIIGRTFSKDRRESVVGGTMAYESAADEIVFVFGPVIVGLLATTMSPAAPVIGAAVLALVFVSAFALHPTAAVSAAAGAAKPPQAPARELARPALLTTVVGALGMGLFFGAMLTSLTAFMAERGAPEQAGLVYGAMGIGSAALALGVALFPARFTLTARWLVFAGILVAGTLALPFVHSVGAMTLCLLVIGIGIGPTLVTQYSLAAGRSPLGRSATVMTMLGSGIVVGQSAASAVTGLVGEAAGAQAALVAPIAAAAVVLGAGVVNAGLSRRG, from the coding sequence ATGCACACCACTCTGGCCGCACCGCGCCGCACGAGTCTCGTCCGCGAGACCGGCTTCGCCTATTTCCCGATCGCGCTGATCGCCCGGCTGCCGTTCGCCATGATGGTGGTCGGCATCCTGACCCTCGTGGTCTCGGCGCGCGGGTCGCTCGCGCTCGGCGGCCTGACCTCGGCGATGACGGGCCTCGGCACCGCGCTCATCGGGCCGCTGCTCGGCGCCGCCGCCGACCGCTTCGGCCAGCGCCGGGTGCTCCTGATCTCGGGAACCGTCAACAGCGTGCTCCTCCTCGCGATCGCCTGGCTGGCGTTCGCGTCGGTGCCGGATGCCGCGCTCCTCGCCGTCGCGTTCCTCATCGGCGCGTCGATGCCGCAGGTCGCTCCGCTCTCGCGCAGCCGACTCGTGGGGATCATCGGCCGCACCTTCTCGAAGGATCGCCGCGAGTCCGTCGTGGGGGGCACGATGGCGTACGAGTCGGCCGCCGACGAGATCGTCTTCGTCTTCGGACCGGTGATCGTCGGCCTCCTCGCGACCACGATGAGCCCCGCGGCCCCGGTCATCGGCGCCGCCGTGCTGGCGCTCGTGTTCGTCAGCGCGTTCGCGCTCCATCCGACCGCCGCCGTGTCCGCGGCGGCGGGCGCCGCGAAGCCGCCGCAGGCGCCGGCGCGAGAGCTGGCGCGTCCCGCGCTCCTGACCACCGTCGTCGGCGCACTCGGCATGGGGCTCTTCTTCGGCGCGATGCTGACCTCGCTCACGGCGTTCATGGCCGAGCGCGGCGCACCCGAGCAGGCCGGCCTCGTCTACGGCGCGATGGGGATCGGCTCCGCGGCGCTCGCCCTGGGCGTCGCTCTCTTCCCGGCTCGATTCACCCTCACGGCGCGCTGGCTCGTCTTCGCCGGGATCCTCGTCGCCGGCACGCTCGCGCTCCCCTTCGTGCACAGCGTCGGCGCGATGACCCTCTGCCTCCTGGTGATCGGCATCGGCATCGGCCCGACGCTCGTCACGCAGTACAGCCTCGCCGCGGGGCGCAGCCCGCTCGGCCGCTCGGCGACCGTCATGACGATGCTCGGCTCGGGCATCGTCGTCGGCCAGTCGGCGGCATCCGCTGTCACCGGCCTCGTCGGCGAGGCCGCCGGAGCGCAGGCAGCGCTCGTCGCGCCGATCGCGGCCGCCGCCGTGGTGCTGGGGGCGGGCGTGGTCAACGCAGGCTTGTCGCGTCGCGGCTGA
- a CDS encoding glycoside hydrolase family 127 protein, with protein MTMHTITPAPLAPVVPGRGRLRPLGLGDVRITGGFWGERQAVNGRETLDHIGSRLESEGWLPNFDLAVTGGLVAGRRGREFSDSEVYKYLEALAWEIGRTDDDALEERFRAVAARVAAAQEEDGYLNTRFGRDGQAPRWSDLEWGHELYCLGHLFQAAVARERTRPGSDDGLIGVARRAADLVCAEFGPDGRDAICGHAEIEVGLAELARATGDRRYLAQARLFVERHGRGTLRDIEWGRKYFQDDVAVRDAKVLRGHAVRANYLSAGAVDVAVDAGDTELLKALRRQWDRTVARRTYITGGQGSHHQDEAFGDDFELPPDRAYSETCAGIGSIMFTWRLLLAGADARHADLIERTLYNVVATSPSPDGRSFYYANTLHQRVPGVPADPDGTSPRASSSLRAPWFEVSCCPPNVARTLASLDAYLATADSDGIQLHQYAPASIRTTLDDGRPVAFEVDTAYPADGRVVVTHTTDSDAPWTLSLRVPSWAAGATLRVVAADFVQQRSVDPGMVEIRHAFRAGDVVQLDLPMAPRVSEPDGRIDAVRGCIAVERGPEVLALESIDLAPAGVDDVGRVGIVAGADPVERDGRVWITVSRLPLEDGRWPYGEEPDERGAAIAEVALVPYHEWAERGPSTMRVWIPEAP; from the coding sequence ATGACCATGCACACCATCACCCCGGCGCCGCTGGCGCCCGTCGTCCCCGGCCGTGGCCGGCTCAGGCCGCTCGGCCTCGGCGACGTCCGCATCACCGGCGGATTCTGGGGCGAGCGGCAGGCGGTGAACGGGCGGGAGACGCTCGATCACATCGGCTCACGACTCGAGTCGGAGGGCTGGCTGCCGAACTTCGACCTCGCCGTCACCGGCGGGCTCGTCGCGGGCCGCCGCGGCCGGGAGTTCTCCGACTCGGAGGTCTACAAGTACCTCGAGGCCCTGGCGTGGGAGATCGGACGCACAGACGACGACGCGCTCGAGGAGCGGTTCCGGGCGGTCGCAGCCCGCGTCGCCGCCGCCCAGGAGGAGGACGGATACCTCAACACGAGGTTCGGTCGCGACGGGCAGGCGCCCCGGTGGTCCGACCTCGAGTGGGGTCACGAGCTGTACTGCCTCGGGCACCTCTTCCAGGCCGCCGTCGCGCGCGAGCGCACACGTCCGGGCTCCGACGATGGGCTCATCGGCGTCGCCCGGCGCGCGGCCGATCTCGTGTGCGCCGAGTTCGGGCCCGATGGCCGCGACGCGATCTGCGGCCACGCCGAGATCGAGGTCGGCCTCGCCGAACTGGCGCGCGCGACGGGCGACCGCCGGTACCTCGCGCAGGCGCGGCTGTTCGTCGAGCGCCACGGCCGGGGAACGCTCCGCGACATCGAGTGGGGCCGCAAGTACTTCCAGGACGACGTCGCCGTCCGCGACGCGAAGGTGCTGCGTGGCCACGCGGTGCGCGCCAACTACCTGTCGGCGGGCGCCGTCGACGTGGCGGTGGATGCCGGCGACACCGAGCTGCTCAAGGCGCTGCGCCGACAGTGGGACCGCACCGTTGCCCGCCGCACGTACATCACGGGCGGGCAGGGATCGCACCACCAGGACGAGGCGTTCGGCGACGACTTCGAGCTGCCGCCGGACCGGGCCTACTCGGAGACGTGCGCCGGCATCGGCTCGATCATGTTCACGTGGCGGCTGCTCCTCGCGGGCGCCGACGCGCGTCACGCCGATCTGATCGAGCGGACGCTCTACAACGTCGTGGCGACCTCCCCGTCGCCCGACGGTCGCTCCTTCTATTACGCGAACACCCTGCACCAGCGGGTTCCCGGCGTCCCCGCCGACCCGGACGGCACGTCGCCCCGCGCATCGTCGTCGCTGCGAGCCCCCTGGTTCGAGGTCTCGTGCTGTCCGCCGAACGTCGCGCGCACGCTCGCGAGCCTGGACGCCTACCTGGCCACGGCGGACTCGGACGGCATCCAGCTGCACCAGTACGCCCCGGCTTCGATCCGGACGACGCTCGACGACGGGCGCCCGGTCGCCTTCGAGGTCGACACCGCGTATCCCGCGGACGGCCGCGTCGTGGTGACGCACACGACCGACTCCGACGCGCCCTGGACCCTCAGCCTGCGCGTGCCGTCCTGGGCCGCGGGAGCGACGCTGCGCGTCGTCGCGGCGGACTTCGTGCAGCAGCGCTCGGTGGATCCCGGCATGGTCGAGATCCGTCACGCCTTCCGCGCGGGCGACGTCGTGCAGCTCGACCTGCCGATGGCGCCCCGGGTGTCGGAGCCCGACGGACGCATCGACGCCGTGCGCGGCTGCATCGCCGTCGAGCGCGGCCCCGAGGTGCTCGCGCTGGAGTCGATCGACCTCGCGCCCGCGGGGGTCGACGACGTCGGCCGGGTGGGGATCGTCGCCGGGGCGGACCCGGTCGAGCGCGACGGCCGGGTGTGGATCACCGTGTCGCGCCTGCCGCTCGAGGACGGGCGCTGGCCGTACGGCGAAGAGCCGGACGAACGGGGTGCCGCGATCGCCGAAGTCGCGCTCGTGCCGTACCACGAGTGGGCGGAGCGCGGTCCGTCGACCATGCGCGTGTGGATCCCGGAGGCCCCCTGA
- a CDS encoding gluconokinase: protein MPLVVMGVAGSGKSTVAIALAAELGGAYLDADDFHPAANVAKMAAGIPLTDDDRMPWLRVVGEAMAAETAQDRLAVVACSALRRYYRDTLRRAGGDVFFVQLDGSPELLAARINARTDHFMPPSLLASQLAALEPLEADEPGVVVSIDAPVDAIVAEASARWADAANSDIL from the coding sequence GTGCCGCTTGTCGTGATGGGGGTCGCCGGGTCCGGCAAGTCGACGGTCGCGATCGCGCTGGCCGCCGAACTGGGCGGCGCGTACCTCGATGCCGATGACTTCCATCCCGCCGCGAACGTGGCGAAGATGGCGGCCGGCATCCCGCTGACGGACGACGACCGGATGCCGTGGCTGCGCGTCGTGGGCGAGGCGATGGCCGCGGAGACCGCGCAGGACCGGCTCGCGGTCGTCGCGTGCTCGGCCCTGCGCCGCTACTACCGCGACACGCTGCGCCGGGCCGGTGGCGATGTCTTCTTCGTGCAGCTCGACGGCTCGCCCGAACTGCTCGCGGCCCGGATCAACGCCCGCACCGACCACTTCATGCCGCCGTCGCTCCTCGCCTCGCAGCTCGCGGCGCTCGAGCCGCTGGAGGCCGACGAGCCAGGAGTGGTCGTCTCGATCGACGCGCCGGTGGACGCGATCGTGGCGGAGGCCTCGGCGCGCTGGGCGGATGCCGCGAACTCTGACATCCTGTAG
- a CDS encoding ABC transporter permease: MTATVTPTVQPGSSAASKLVKRIATARETGILVALLLVILFATISNPTFLFSGDGFRDLLLTPSLLLLVAVGSAIVIITRNVDLSVGSIVGLTAYLTGRLFIDIPGIPLIGVFVGGVLLGGLLGLINGSLVAFARVPALVITLGTMYVYRGINVAWTGSDRINASDLPPDFRALGTDRILGIPILTIIAVVVLVVAAWYLRNLRSGRELYAIGSDPAAAHLYGLRVTRRVIGAFVTSGALAGLAGVLYAARYGTVSSGAGFGWELQAIGAAVIGGVAISGGVGTVWGAAIGAFLLLTINRALPILGIDDFWQRAVVGVLILGAIVLDRVLAVRQHRRLIAQREETR, translated from the coding sequence ATGACCGCCACCGTCACGCCCACCGTGCAGCCGGGCTCCAGCGCGGCATCCAAGCTCGTCAAGCGCATCGCGACCGCGCGGGAGACGGGCATCCTCGTCGCCCTCCTCCTCGTGATCCTGTTCGCGACCATCAGCAACCCGACGTTCCTGTTCTCCGGCGACGGGTTCCGCGACCTGCTGCTCACCCCGTCGCTCCTCCTGCTCGTCGCGGTCGGATCGGCGATCGTGATCATCACGCGCAACGTCGACCTGTCGGTCGGCTCGATCGTCGGACTCACCGCCTACCTGACCGGGCGCCTGTTCATCGACATCCCGGGCATCCCGCTCATCGGGGTCTTCGTGGGCGGCGTCCTCCTCGGCGGTCTCCTAGGACTCATCAACGGCTCGCTCGTCGCGTTCGCCCGCGTCCCCGCCCTCGTGATCACGCTCGGCACGATGTATGTCTACCGCGGCATCAACGTCGCCTGGACCGGCAGCGACCGCATCAACGCGTCGGATCTGCCGCCGGACTTCCGCGCCCTCGGCACCGATCGGATCCTCGGCATCCCGATCCTCACGATCATCGCCGTCGTGGTGCTCGTCGTCGCCGCCTGGTATCTGCGGAACCTCCGCAGCGGCCGCGAGCTCTACGCCATCGGATCCGACCCCGCCGCCGCGCACCTCTACGGCCTGCGCGTCACCCGTCGGGTGATCGGCGCCTTCGTCACCAGCGGCGCCCTCGCCGGGCTCGCCGGGGTGCTCTACGCCGCGCGCTACGGCACCGTCAGCTCGGGCGCCGGGTTCGGCTGGGAGCTGCAGGCGATCGGCGCGGCCGTGATCGGCGGCGTCGCGATCTCGGGCGGCGTCGGCACGGTGTGGGGCGCGGCGATCGGCGCGTTCCTGCTGCTGACGATCAACCGCGCCCTGCCGATCCTCGGGATCGACGACTTCTGGCAGCGCGCCGTGGTCGGCGTGCTGATCCTCGGCGCCATCGTTCTCGACCGGGTGCTCGCGGTCCGCCAGCACCGACGACTCATCGCACAGAGGGAGGAGACCCGATGA
- a CDS encoding sugar ABC transporter ATP-binding protein: MAADVAPAAPHPALELRRVVKSFGPVVALRSGSLTLDRGSIHALIGENGAGKSTLVKIVAGLYRRDAGEFLLDGESVDFTSTAQSKAAGIAVIYQEPTLFPDLSVTENIFMGRQPTNRFGRIDRKAMRTEAVEIFQRLGVALDPDRVTEGLSIADQQIIEIAKAISLDARVLIMDEPTAALSGVEVERLFAVARSLRDEDRALLFISHRFDEVFALCDTVTVMRDGSYIDTTPIIDTTVDDLVRQMVGRDVTEMFPKLPAEVGDVVLAVDGLTRRGVFRDISFTLRAGEIVGLAGLVGAGRSEVARAVFGVDVYESGSVTLEGRALPKGNPRLATNRGIALVPEDRRKQGLVLDDGVSRNITLAIRSKLAKWGLLWSGLENEAAAVWASRLEVKTAALDAEAGTLSGGNQQKVVLGKWLATEPKVLIVDEPTRGIDVGTKAEVHRLISQLAQQGMAILMISSELPEVLGMADRVLVMREGRLTGEFPRAEATPEAVMYAATADAEVAR, from the coding sequence GTGGCAGCAGATGTCGCACCCGCCGCGCCGCACCCCGCGCTCGAACTCCGCCGGGTGGTGAAGTCCTTCGGTCCCGTGGTCGCACTGCGCTCCGGAAGCCTGACGCTCGACCGCGGTTCCATCCACGCCCTCATCGGCGAGAACGGGGCCGGCAAGTCGACGCTCGTCAAGATCGTCGCGGGACTCTACCGCCGCGACGCCGGGGAGTTCCTCCTCGACGGCGAGTCGGTCGACTTCACGAGCACCGCACAGTCGAAGGCCGCCGGAATCGCCGTGATCTACCAGGAGCCGACGCTGTTCCCCGACCTGTCGGTCACGGAGAACATCTTCATGGGCCGCCAGCCCACGAACCGCTTCGGCCGCATCGACCGCAAGGCGATGCGCACCGAGGCCGTCGAGATCTTCCAGCGGCTCGGCGTCGCGCTCGACCCCGACCGGGTCACCGAGGGTCTCTCGATCGCCGACCAGCAGATCATCGAGATCGCCAAGGCCATCTCGCTCGACGCCCGCGTGCTCATCATGGACGAGCCGACCGCCGCGCTGTCGGGCGTCGAGGTCGAGCGGCTCTTCGCGGTGGCGCGGAGCCTCCGCGACGAGGACCGCGCGCTGCTGTTCATCTCGCACCGCTTCGACGAGGTCTTCGCGCTGTGCGACACCGTCACCGTGATGCGCGACGGCTCGTACATCGACACGACCCCGATCATCGACACGACCGTCGACGACCTCGTGCGCCAGATGGTGGGACGCGACGTCACCGAGATGTTCCCCAAGCTGCCGGCCGAGGTCGGCGACGTGGTGCTCGCCGTCGACGGCCTCACCCGCAGGGGTGTGTTCCGCGACATCTCGTTCACACTGCGGGCCGGCGAGATCGTCGGCCTCGCCGGCCTCGTCGGCGCGGGTCGCAGCGAGGTCGCGCGAGCCGTGTTCGGCGTCGACGTGTACGAGAGCGGATCCGTCACCCTCGAGGGTCGTGCGCTCCCCAAGGGCAACCCGCGCCTCGCCACGAATCGGGGGATCGCTCTGGTGCCCGAAGACCGCCGCAAGCAGGGACTCGTCCTCGACGACGGCGTCTCGCGCAACATCACGCTCGCCATCCGCTCGAAGCTCGCCAAGTGGGGGCTGCTGTGGTCCGGGCTCGAGAACGAGGCGGCCGCCGTGTGGGCGAGTCGGCTCGAGGTGAAGACCGCGGCGCTGGATGCCGAGGCCGGAACGCTCTCGGGCGGGAACCAGCAGAAGGTCGTGCTCGGCAAGTGGCTCGCGACCGAGCCGAAGGTGCTCATCGTCGACGAGCCGACGCGCGGCATCGACGTCGGCACCAAGGCCGAGGTGCACCGACTGATCTCGCAGCTCGCGCAGCAGGGCATGGCGATCCTCATGATCTCGTCGGAGCTCCCGGAGGTGCTGGGCATGGCAGACCGCGTCCTCGTGATGCGCGAAGGCCGCCTCACCGGCGAGTTCCCCCGCGCCGAGGCCACTCCGGAGGCCGTCATGTACGCCGCGACCGCCGATGCGGAGGTGGCCCGATGA
- a CDS encoding DUF2834 domain-containing protein — translation MTRHWSPLAVVYLCLAAAGLVGTWWFNVLAIVQLRDFVGDLLTSGPAVSSIGVDLLVVAVAGSVFVIVEARRLGMRLGWLYVVGAAVTAFAFTFPLFLAMRERRKTELGASPP, via the coding sequence ATGACCCGCCACTGGAGCCCGCTCGCCGTCGTCTACCTGTGTCTCGCCGCGGCCGGGCTCGTGGGCACGTGGTGGTTCAACGTCCTCGCGATCGTGCAGCTGCGTGATTTCGTCGGAGACCTGCTCACGAGCGGCCCCGCGGTGTCGTCGATCGGCGTCGATCTGCTGGTCGTGGCCGTGGCCGGAAGCGTCTTCGTCATCGTCGAGGCCCGGCGCCTCGGGATGCGGCTCGGGTGGCTCTACGTCGTGGGCGCAGCGGTCACCGCCTTCGCCTTCACCTTCCCGCTGTTCCTCGCGATGCGCGAGCGCCGGAAGACCGAGCTCGGCGCTTCGCCGCCCTAG
- the rhaS gene encoding rhamnose ABC transporter substrate-binding protein, with protein MFGLQRKGRVALAAAALTVGVALVATGCAGGGSGGEATDGGDGGDASLSITMLPKNLGNPYFDTSTGGAELATEEFGGTFEEVGPTEATPTSQVQYIQTAAQQGAGGLIVSANDPEAICDALDEARSAGVKVVTFDSDTNPDCRDLFINQATAEGIAKVQVDLITEQIGDEGQIAILSASANATNQNAWIEMMEEELAANHPNVELVEVVYGDDDDQTSFDKTAALLQTYPELKGIVSPTTVGIAAAARYLSTSEYKGQVALTGLGTPNQMREYVEDGTVTAFALWNPADLGYLAAYAAQALITGEITGEEGDTFEAGELGTFEVGPDAGVLLGDPYEFNADNIGDFDF; from the coding sequence ATGTTCGGACTTCAGCGCAAGGGGCGCGTGGCACTGGCCGCGGCCGCCCTCACCGTCGGGGTCGCCCTCGTCGCGACCGGTTGTGCCGGTGGCGGTTCGGGTGGCGAGGCGACGGACGGCGGGGATGGCGGCGACGCGAGCCTGTCGATCACGATGCTGCCCAAGAACCTGGGCAACCCGTACTTCGACACCTCGACGGGTGGTGCGGAGCTGGCCACGGAGGAGTTCGGCGGCACGTTCGAGGAGGTCGGCCCGACCGAGGCGACCCCGACCTCGCAGGTGCAGTACATCCAGACCGCGGCGCAGCAGGGCGCCGGGGGTCTGATCGTCTCGGCGAACGACCCCGAGGCGATCTGCGACGCGCTCGACGAGGCCCGCTCGGCCGGTGTCAAGGTCGTCACGTTCGACTCCGACACCAACCCGGACTGCCGTGACCTGTTCATCAACCAGGCCACCGCGGAGGGCATCGCGAAGGTCCAGGTCGACCTGATCACCGAGCAGATCGGCGACGAGGGTCAGATCGCGATCCTGTCGGCATCGGCGAACGCGACGAACCAGAACGCGTGGATCGAGATGATGGAGGAGGAGCTGGCCGCGAACCACCCGAACGTGGAGCTCGTCGAGGTCGTCTACGGCGACGACGACGACCAGACGTCGTTCGACAAGACCGCGGCGCTGCTGCAGACCTACCCGGAGCTGAAGGGCATCGTCTCGCCCACCACGGTCGGCATCGCCGCCGCGGCCCGCTACCTGTCGACCTCGGAGTACAAGGGCCAGGTCGCGCTGACGGGCCTCGGCACCCCGAACCAGATGCGCGAGTACGTCGAGGACGGCACCGTGACCGCGTTCGCGCTGTGGAACCCGGCCGACCTCGGATACCTCGCCGCGTACGCGGCGCAGGCCCTCATCACCGGTGAGATCACCGGCGAGGAAGGCGACACGTTCGAAGCCGGCGAGCTGGGCACGTTCGAGGTCGGCCCCGACGCCGGCGTCCTCCTCGGCGACCCGTACGAGTTCAACGCCGACAACATCGGCGACTTCGACTTCTGA
- a CDS encoding ABC transporter permease, with the protein MTALTDAAPARTYKAHAKPAWRRVLLTRESAIIAILILVIVVALATVRNFDSPLTVTYLLRDIAPILLIALPMTLIIITEEIDLSVASIVGLSSVMTGILTQAGVPFPLAALVAVLVGTIAGAFNGFLITVVGLPSLAVTIGTLALFRGIAVGLLGTTAITEFPEEWTDLAKANLPGTPIPMIMIPFVVLAIIFAVVLHFTPFGRSLYAIGLSKEAAAFSGIDVGRTKFLLFVVSGAVSGFAGVYFTLLYSNARGDNAMGMELQVIAAVLLGGVSIFGGRGALHGVIAGVLLIGTLGSALRLASVSSDIINVITGLLLIVSVVSSSLLAWLQVRRASAIGKRKGRADASSDPS; encoded by the coding sequence ATGACCGCTCTGACGGATGCCGCGCCCGCGCGCACCTACAAGGCCCACGCGAAGCCCGCCTGGCGTCGGGTCCTGCTCACCCGGGAGTCGGCGATCATCGCGATCCTGATCCTGGTGATCGTCGTCGCCCTTGCGACGGTGCGGAACTTCGACAGCCCGCTCACCGTGACCTACCTGCTGCGCGACATCGCGCCGATCCTGCTGATCGCGCTCCCCATGACGCTCATCATCATCACGGAGGAGATCGACCTCTCGGTCGCGAGCATCGTCGGCCTGTCGAGCGTCATGACGGGCATCCTCACTCAGGCAGGTGTGCCGTTCCCGCTCGCCGCGCTCGTCGCCGTCCTCGTCGGGACCATCGCCGGCGCGTTCAACGGGTTCCTCATCACCGTCGTCGGACTGCCCTCGCTCGCCGTCACGATCGGCACGCTGGCTCTCTTCCGCGGCATCGCCGTGGGCCTGCTCGGAACGACGGCGATCACCGAGTTCCCCGAGGAGTGGACCGACCTCGCGAAGGCGAACCTCCCCGGCACCCCGATCCCGATGATCATGATCCCGTTCGTGGTGCTCGCGATCATCTTCGCGGTGGTCCTGCACTTCACCCCGTTCGGCCGCTCGCTCTACGCGATCGGACTGAGCAAGGAGGCTGCGGCGTTCTCCGGCATCGACGTCGGCCGCACCAAGTTCCTGCTGTTCGTCGTCAGCGGCGCCGTCTCCGGCTTCGCCGGGGTGTACTTCACGCTCCTCTACTCGAACGCCCGCGGCGACAACGCCATGGGCATGGAGCTGCAGGTCATCGCGGCAGTGCTCCTCGGCGGCGTCTCGATCTTCGGCGGCCGCGGAGCGCTCCACGGCGTGATCGCCGGCGTCCTCCTCATCGGCACGCTCGGCAGCGCACTGCGCCTCGCGAGCGTGTCGAGCGACATCATCAACGTCATCACGGGACTGCTCCTCATCGTCTCCGTGGTCTCGTCCAGCCTGCTCGCATGGCTCCAGGTCCGGAGGGCCTCCGCCATCGGGAAGAGGAAGGGGCGAGCCGACGCGTCATCAGACCCGTCGTGA